The following DNA comes from Centropristis striata isolate RG_2023a ecotype Rhode Island chromosome 3, C.striata_1.0, whole genome shotgun sequence.
CAAGACTCAACTGGTTCATGATATTAATTCCAGAGTCACTTTGACCTGGAAATATTAGTTGACACTTAACAGACTCCATCTAAACAAGTGAAGCTTTATCTGACTGCAGCCTGGCCCTCTTTTAGTGCCTAAACAATCAGGATGCCAGTGACTTGACTAAGGCTTTTTATTATGTTAACTAAGTTTATATCACTGTTCAGGACTTGTTTCATCCCTTTTTGACGGTGAAAGTTGAGGTGTTTGATaaagaaataatgtttttttttttttgttgcttttctccAAGTGACTGAAACCACGATAGACCTCTACTCCACATTTCTATTCAGTATTATTTGCTAGTAGGTAAAAGCTTCATAGACATGTATTGTAATATAAATATGTCATATTGCAATACATGtggttatatttttttttttaaagaaatctttGTGACTTATTTATACTGCTACggagagaaggaaaggaacTTCTGATGTGGTAGcttaaaaataatgttgtggtcttaattgttgttattgttgagACAAAGCTGTGTTTAAAGCAGTACTGgaacaaaagcataaaaaaccGGTCCAAGATTACTTGtataacacaaaatcacaagtTTGTCTCAGATGGTTCTACAGGCTGCAATCTATCTTTAGACCCTCGAAAGCTGCAATTTTGTGAATTATACTCCTAAAAAATGCCACAGCTCAGAATAAAACGCAGTTCGATCCAATTCatttaaatgtagaaaatgttAATCGTAATTCTGGTGCACTGCACCTGTTAATTAAGCTACAGTGTGTTCAGCGCCCTGCACTGCTTCTTTTAAGACTTCCTGATAGGAATGAAAaagttttcttctgttttactCCAGAAATGTTGGTCAACATTGTTAGTgtacttttaaatgtgtttctttctatctatcaacTGTAGGTTTTAACACAAGTCTACTGAGCTACAGACCTACTTGCAGcttgtttttgtaaaacaaCAGAGATATTGAAATAACCAATGCAAAGAGGATTATAAATTGTTTAGGAAAatttaattattcatattttaatgtaagACAAGTGCCATCACTTCCGCTCTCAGTCTGCCTTCACACAGCTTTGTATCAGTCTGTCTTACATGGCTAAACACAAGATAAGCAAAGCAGTTTGCTGGTTAACGTGAAATAATACATGAAGAAGATCACAACAACTTTCCACTTGGTCTAGTCTAAATGAATGTATGTAGCATTCAACTCGTACAGTGATCATCATAAGGATCTCAGGTTATCATTCACCTCCGTGTGGAGGATCAGCCGAAGCTCTCTGAGTTCTCAAAAACTTTCATCAAGTTTGTCAAGGTTTGACTGAAGGTGATAGAAGTGTAACTTGACATTTTTCAGCCTGCTGTGAATTCATATGGTGTCATTAGAGTACCTCATTAGCAACAGAAAACAGGGCAAAAGCACATTTGAACTGTTACAGGGAAAACTTCACTGTGTACATTGAAGTCCGTTATAATTTCTTTGGGATTGAATGAATAAGTGTCTGTCCTTGCTACTAAATAAAGCACCTCATGTGTtcaaaataaatggtaaataatgGATATATGGACATTTGTTGGCGTCTTCTGTCTAAACGTCTGCATAAGGAATCATGACTTAATAAACAAACTGCTAATGTCCTAATATGATGGTTTTATTATACTAATCATATCAGGAGATAATAAAACATCATGTTTAGAAAAGTTTTGTGACAtggtgttaataataataaatacatgtgaAGCTCTGAACTTGATCATTTGCCTTAATGTACAATCTGCTAATTGCATAGTAAtaatggaaaataaacaaaatgtgttaaacCCACATGGTTGAGGGTTTTTTCTTCGATTAGAgggtcatgttttgttttttctttacttgAGATTGATAGAACAGCATGGTAGGGAATAGAAATCTTTTTTGCAGGACTTTCCAGGATAAAATGAGGAAAGTTGAGTTTCGAATGTATCACTTTGACCCAAGGTGAGCACCCTTAATTAATCTGTAGTTATAAAACAATCAAATTCAAATTGTGAAGTGATTGCACCCTATTCACCCCTGATCAAAACACAGCCTTAATTGTGATGCTTTCCTCTTATtattaaatactttatatatttaacagCTTACACTTGTCATTCTGTGTATCTACAGTCTACAGtaataatactatatatatagaGTAATATAAAATGAGCTGTAGTAACAGATGCTTTCACACATAATAAGCACAATGTGTGTAGCTAGCAAATAGCTGTATGGGTATTTATATGTAAGCAGAGTAGGGTCAGAATATTTTCTTCAGAAACTGACAGTTTACACTTAATTTTTTATGGCTTGTTGAGAGttttgaacaatacaaattgtggcaaaatcatattaaaaatgttttcttttttcaattctggATGTCTTCATGAATAGTAAATGATGCTGAGATGACCTCTATATAACTTTCCTCACTGACATCTtctgtctcttctctctctttcagatGCGGCACTCAGACATTTACCTGCTGACTGACATGGACACTGACACTCTGGTGGAGAGATAGAAGGACATACTGTGACCCGACATGCGTGGGACCACTAAAACTTGGCCAGTATGTGTTCGTTGTCACCTCTCTGTGcctaacacatttttaaagtgtcCTTACACGGCACACAGTGTGGTACAGCCACTGATGTCTGATCCAGTGATGGGTGTTTTCCATCGCAGATGTCTCTGCAACCTCAGCTACATAATGTTTATGCAAATAATGGTTAAATATATCCGGAAGATTAATGTTCCTGTGACTCTGACACAGTGAACTACATCAAAACAATCACACCTTTAAGTCTGACTTTGCTAACCAAACACTACTGTGATTAAATGATTGCTTTCCTTTCAGTACAATAGTTAAACCATTATTCCACGTTATTGAAATGTTAGAGTCAGAGACACAGTTGGCTGTTTGCAGCCAATGCTGCAGTAAAGATACTTTGAACCTCCAATTTGGCCACCAGGCTGCACATTtcgtgaagttttttttaaggtaCACTAAGTAACTTTTTTGAGTATTCGGTTATATGGTCCTATAATCTTGAAGAGAGACCTCAAGATGGACAGTGTGcttttgtaattgttgtttacaatacaaatacaaatgtaaCCAAAATGTTTATGCCATTGAAGTACATCTAAAAGTACTTTTTAGCTCTTACAATACAATAATCCTTTGTCAGAGCTCAAAGAAAAAGGCTTGTTTACATTTGAAGGGCCATAAAAAAATGCTACTCAGTGTACCTTTAGTCTTTCACTTCTTTGTGGTAGGGCTGACATGACATAAACAAATCTGATTTTGCTATTGTCACACAGAgtgagaacaaaaacaaacttctaATGTGAATTCTGTatgatttattcataaaaaaaagagtttaacaTTGCAGCATGATGTTAAAATTTTTTTCGACTTGCAGATACAATCTTAAGtgatttaaataataatctaGATATTAATATTAGACTacgaaaatgttataatataatgGATATGAAGACTTGAGAAATATACAAGGCATTTATGTGTGATTAATCCCAATAGttcctgtgtttttttactatataaaaaagaatgacagtTTTACGTCATTTTATGCACAGTAATGCATCTATTTTAGATGCTGAGAGTCTCTGTTTGTATCCTTTGTATTTCCAAGTCTTGAGGACCGGTCTATTGTAAATCATTAAATTAAAGCCAACATGTGTGGGATGGTATCTAAACTATGGCAGCAGACACCCACTTTAAGCTAAATGATAATACATGtgttcaacacatgtatacattcCCGTTAAATTAATTTATGAGTTTTAGGTCATACATTTGCAGTCGACATTTAATATGAATGATCAGTGCTGAATGCTGTCGGGTCTCGCAAAttagaaaatataattatcGTCTATCTtctattatttctatttaatttttctttattcattttcattttcagttaaGCTTAGGccagtttgtttaaaaaatgtttatttattttttaatgtatgtatggAGTTTAAGTGGTTGTTAAGTTTGGtttaaaatatttctattttcttcaacTTTTGGGGGAGTTATATCAGCAActagcctttttttatttttatgaagccAAATTTGGGCACAGGTGTGATGTACACAAAAGTGcattatattacaaaaaagtaGGGCGTTTTATATCTGAAATGAAGTTGAAATTGTTACTGTGGTGCAAATAGGTGAGGTCAAGTAAAGCTAAATATGAGAAGTAATTGTGTTTTATCATGAGTTGCAGCATGGGACTTGTCCATTATATCTCAGGGCTCCTCGTGTCCTGGTAAAAGAGTTCTGTTACTCCAGAGTTTCATGGGAGTTTTTTAATTGTACAAAACTTGAACAAGTTTGACTGTTTCGAATGTGTGAGACAAGTGTTAGCTTAGCAACAGAGTGCTAATATGACAAATACCTCTAATTGTGACAGGATGATACTTGCATGTCTTGCGCATGACTTATTGTGCACTTCAGTTACTtagcaaaagcattttttttcttttttcaagatatttttttggccattttcaaggctttattgatagtgggAGACAGAgtggaagacatgcaggaaagggctcagAGTCGATTTCGAACCTGGGCCGCCTGCtcacgaggacaatgcctctatggtacgcgctctaccaggtgtgccaccgggatgCCCCAGCCGTTTtttcaaacagaaaataaaacaagcaaaaagaGTAGAGAGACgacaacagagaagaagaaggaaaattATATGAAAAGATTGTGCCAAACTAAATAAtccataataaaaacaattttgagataTAATGCACTGGTAGTTTGGGCtgataaatgaaacaaacatttttccccTTGACCAAATACTGAACTGCACTTGTATGTTATAATTACTGTGCAGACAACCACAGTGCCTTCTGTATTCACCAATGTGCCTCAGTTCAAAGATCTCTTGCACACTCTTCAGTCAAAACTACTACAAACCAATACAATAATTTCACATTGTTGTAAGTGGAGCAACACAACTGTAGTACTTTGAGTAAAACTGTTAGcataagaatatatatatgttgttgaTGAGGTATAGAGAGGCTGACAGTATCATTTTTGAAAGtctaatatattttcaaatttgTTTCTCATCTTGccaaatttgttttttctctttgtgttctGCAATTACCATCATATTTCCTGAAAGAATAATATATTTCTTTggatatgtatatgtatatttttttcccacagcaAGATGCATACTATTATCAAATTCTCATGTGACTTTAATTCCAAGTTTGTAATgatgttttgttgaatttatgaCATATATTTGTGTAAAAGATCttctgaaaaaacattaaaataaacaaacggcACTTGATTACAAACGAAATGGGCCAAAAGTGTAATTAAAAGCATAAAAGTTACAATTGTAAGCTCTGTAATAAAATACTTGATGGGACACTTGATGGGATCACAGCAGAAAGTTAATGCTTAGTAGTTATCGAATGATGATGGAAGAACATGTCACTGTACGACGCATTCATTTGTTTGAAGAATATAAGTTAGCCGTACATCTCCATATGACCTTCTGGCTCTTATCACTCTCTTCTAGTGAAAACTATCAAAAACATGGTTTTGCCCTTAGTTGTACCATGTTTGTGGTTTGCTTCATCATTTGTTGCATCGTCAAGTATTAAGTTTCTGAATATGGGAACACCTGTTGGAACCATTTTCTGGTTCCATGGCCAGACAATAAATTGGTACTGTATTGCATTGTAAATTACATTCAATGTGTTATTTCTGATTTGATTCAATTGTTCACTATGATACAGTATTGGGACCCTACAAAAGGGTGAgtttctgatttttattttattttagtcacCAGATCAATAGTTTTAAATGATCCACAACCTTATATGTTtgaatattgtttttcttgttgaataaaaaagtaaatctaTCTATTCCTAAGCTGTATATTGTGTCTTCTTCATAAAATTCTTATAGAAAAATGCTGCATGATTATTTACACTCTGCTGCTCTGCAGATCTTCAtgttgctttttctttcttACTTGAAATAAGTTAAGATATTGAAAGATGTAGAGGTACTTATTGGTACCATTCGGTACTTCAATATAGAAAATGTAGGTTCTGAAGACCAAACATCATATTGCTCttttaagacagaaaaaaaggttatttgtcatctttcaattaaaaaaataactgcaatCTGTTTCTTAGtgagttatttttgtcttcAGGAGTCAATTTATAGTTTCCTTCCCCTGAAGGACTTAAACCAGATCTATTTAAACCACCGTTCTCAGTAGTGGTTATTAGATCTGGTGGCTTGATTTGGTTTTCTATGTTACCACCTAGTAGGCTTtttcagaaaatacattttgacacATCACAGTAGAAGAATGGGTCgaagtaaaataatatttaaaaaatgatcgtTGAATTCCATTTAGCTACCTAAGTTTCAGGATCTCAGTATTGTGCACTGTTTTTTTACTATGATTGCTggaaaaattacaaacaatagATCGATAGCTGATTATTTTGAAGatgaagtttattttcattttatgataACTTGTGACCACTGAGACCTGAGTACCACATTTCGTTGTCTCAATGGTTCCTTGAATtcgaatagatagatagatacatacatacatacatacatacatacatacatacatgcatgcatacaaacatacatacatacatgcatgcatacaaacatacatacatagattAGGGAAATACAGGTTTTCATACAGACCATAGTGTCCAGCAAACAGTacagcaaattatttttcacacaaGAATATTctatttatactatttttctatttatgtgttactttttgttgtttttacgcCACACTTGCTCTGGCAGTGTTTTCAATGCCAATACAGCCACTTTGATTCAAgactcataaataaataaaataaatacagtaaaaccTTAAGGATTATTGTACCTACCTTGCACACATGTTCGTCCCTGGTTAATTTCAGTCTCTAAATTAGATTTTCCGCCATTAAATCAACAAAACGCCGTGCAAGTATCCTGAACGGAGCTGTTGCCTTGGTAACGTTAGAACGTTGGAATCTTCCTGGTCACGCGGGGGCGCTGTCCAGAACGCGGCTCCCTCCAGCCAACGGCTCCGTGCTACGTCACCACATTCCACCGAATGCGATGGAACAGCGTGTAAGAGCGTAAAGGTGGACCGAGAAAACCTGCCAGAAATTTCTGAGTTCAATGAAAAGGTGACAAGAATGTGCTGTTTTCTGTTTGACTCTCTCTTTGCTTTCTGGAAGTCGGGTAGAAACGATATTGTAGCTAGCGGTGGCTGAGAGGAAACTTCTTGCAGAGTCACTTGAATGTTTCTTTCCTCTGTGTTGTGGTGAAATCTGTGTTCAGGTGCAAGATGAGGGAAGCGGCCGTTCTGCTCACACCGTGTGTGGTTCTGTGTCTTCTCCTGAGCTGCAGCCAGGCAGCCAGACAAGGACAGGACATCAGATGCGGAGGTATGGTATATCTAAGTCTGTTTGTTCAGGACAAAATACGCAGTAAAGTCAGTGTCCTCTCCTTCTGCCCCCCGCAGCCTGCAGGGCTCTGGTAGATGAGATGGAGTGGGCCATCTCCCAAATAGATCCAAAGAAGATGATCCAGACGGGATCCTTCAGGATCAACCCGGACGGCAGCCAGTCCATCAGAGAGGTAATGTTGCAACAGCATGGCCACGTAGTAATGTGTCCAACCCACTCTTTTGGCTGCACTActcaactactactactacagtgCACAGTGaagatgttttaaaaacaaaaacaaaacagggttTGCCTTAACTCTTTCTCACTTGAATGAGATGCTACTTTTAACAAAATTAATAATATGTATGTGAATTGTCTTTGTCTTATATGACAGCAAACTGAATTTGTGGTTTTCAGACTGTTGACAAGATATTAGATTAAGTACCCTTTGTGTTTTAGGATATTGTGATGAGCATTTTCCACTTTCTGATGTTTGATAGAACAAGCAATCAATCGTTTATTTgtgaaaataatctgcagattaatcaataattcaAATAATCTGTATTAGTAGCCCTGTAGCTAATAATTTACAGTCAGGTGACCATGATTTGTGCTGGGACTGAATTGTATCCGTAACACCTTCTATCAAAGGCGTTCAGCCAAGGCCTAAACATTATTATTCTTTAATCGAGTACTggctaatttaaatataaaatatttattttccttttcttcttaaTTTAGATGTAGTTGTTGTACAGCAGATCCTTAAATCCTGTTTATGTCAGAGTTTGTATGTCCTTTGATGCTAACAGGTTCCTCTGGCTCGCTCAGAGGGAAACCTCCTCGAGCTGATGGAGATTGTGTGTGAGAGGATGGCTGACTATGGCGAAAGCACGGATTCTGCAACAAATAGGAAGTCCTACATTAGGGTAACGTCTCGGAGCGGTGAGGCCATGGACCTCTCAGAGGCCAAGCTGGATTCAAGAGTTACAAGCAGTTTAAAATTTGCAGTGAGTACAGGATTCACCAAATgattattaaatgtgttttaatggtcTACATTTGATGCTTTAATtggtaatgataataatattttttatgcaaCTCGCACCCCGAAATCTTGTGTCTTgtactgtgaatcttgcagctTGTAATGGTTCTCTCAAAACTTATTTCTCCAGTGTGAAACAATTGTTGAGCAGCATGAAGATGAAGTCATTGAATTCTTTGCTCACGAGACAGAAAATGTC
Coding sequences within:
- the cnpy2 gene encoding protein canopy homolog 2, producing MKRCKMREAAVLLTPCVVLCLLLSCSQAARQGQDIRCGACRALVDEMEWAISQIDPKKMIQTGSFRINPDGSQSIREVPLARSEGNLLELMEIVCERMADYGESTDSATNRKSYIRVTSRSGEAMDLSEAKLDSRVTSSLKFACETIVEQHEDEVIEFFAHETENVKDKLCSKRTDLCDHALTMPHDEL